GTTGGTCCATTCTAAAGATTTTTCATTTTTACCAATCTTATACGTTAATGTTACGCATGTAAAACCATATTTATCTTTTGCAGTATTAGCTCTTACACGGGCATCAAGTTTATCGGTATTTACATTTTTTAAAGATGTTTCTATACCAATATCAAATTTATTATTCAATTTATATTTTAACCCTAATCCCAAAGGAACGGTTGTTTCGGTAACCATTTTATTTTCCTGTCCATTTTCGCCATAACCATAACTATATATTGAACTATTATCTGAAATATGATACTGTTTTGCTTTAAAATCAGTAAATCCTAATCCTGCATAACCATAAAAACCAATCTTATTATTTTTTGAAGATGGCCAGAAAAGATTACTGAAATTTACAACCAAATTAAAGCCATAATTTAATACATCTCCTTTAAAATAGGCTTCAACAGAATGTTTAACACCACCCAGTTTTCCTTTATCAAGAATCCCTTGTATTGCAAAAGTAGGAGAAAGTTGTTTACTCACAGATAAACCAAAACCTAAGTTCGTTTCTGATACATCATCTGTAATTTTATACCAGTCTTTTGCTTGCTGAGCTGATACAGGATAAAAATCGAACTGCCTTAGGTCGCCGTAAAAATTCATTGCTCCAACTCTAACCGAGGCTGACCATGTATTATATTTAACCTTCTCAGTTTGCCCGATGGTAAAGGTATTCAGAAAAAATGAAAATAAACAAACGAGTGTGATTAATTTTAATGCTTTCATCATTTTTTATTTTAGTTAATAATATTAGTGTTTATGAAGATTGAAGTAAGTGCAAAAATAATGATTATTTTTAAACAGGGCAAACGCATCTAAATTAATACAAATACTATGAAGTTCAACTGTTTATAAAAATACATAATTCAAATATTTTTAATTTTTGATTAAATTTTTAAAAATGATTTCAGTGTTTTCAATGGTTGTAGAAGCTAAAATTTAGATGCGTTTGCCCTGTATTTTTAAACTACTAATTTTAATACTATTGATTTTTTATTTTAATTAGTATTTTTTTCTTATTTGTCCATTTATATACTTTTTTTTAATAAAGGTTACATATTTCTAAAAATATATTAGGATATTAAAAATTTGTTTTCATATATTTGCTTCCGAAAAAATTAACCCAAAAAATAATTAACCTGACAATTATGAAAAGTATCGGATTTAAATTAATTGCTGCAATAGGCGTTGTTGCAGTACTATTAACTGGTTGCGACCTGAAAAAAATGGTCAAAAAATACGAAACGGTAAAGTATGAGGTTACACCACAAGTTCTTGAAACACATGGTGGTAAAATTTCTGTTACCGTTAAAGGAACCATTCCCGAAAAATATTTTGGCAAGAAAGCAGTTGTTGAATTTGCTCCTGTATTAAAATATGCAAACGGAACCAC
This sequence is a window from Bacteroidales bacterium. Protein-coding genes within it:
- a CDS encoding OmpA family protein produces the protein MKALKLITLVCLFSFFLNTFTIGQTEKVKYNTWSASVRVGAMNFYGDLRQFDFYPVSAQQAKDWYKITDDVSETNLGFGLSVSKQLSPTFAIQGILDKGKLGGVKHSVEAYFKGDVLNYGFNLVVNFSNLFWPSSKNNKIGFYGYAGLGFTDFKAKQYHISDNSSIYSYGYGENGQENKMVTETTVPLGLGLKYKLNNKFDIGIETSLKNVNTDKLDARVRANTAKDKYGFTCVTLTYKIGKNEKSLEWTNPKEMEADETAPLLAAINKKIDSLGQKMKDIDSKVNKVEKDLANFMNPSAEADDDSDGVPNSKDLEPNTPKGNLVNFQGITIPKATTTSPSVTTTAAAAELPLFSIFFDVNSSIITGTNEEKIVLAAKMLKDDPSLKFDLVGHADKTGGTVFNELLSKQRAQAVYNMLVKSYGIDASRLTIIAKGDTDPLSTDILSVNRRVDFVIKK